CTGGgtcagggatggggaagagggagcagcctgcacagctcagggaggctctgctccaccctccctctgcacccagTCATTtcaagctggggagggagggaggaacaggCCCCTGTTGAGCTGCCCCCTCCTAAGCGGAGGGGAGGGCCTCCcgggctgcaggaggagcagaggtggagAATTGCTGGGGGCTGCAGAGCCAGAGCCGACATCTGGAGTCGAGGGGGCAGGAGAGGCACAGAATCAGCTGATGCGGGGACAGAGTGGTGCAGAATGAATGGAAGTAGAGCCGGGGACACAGGCAGGTGGGGACAAAATTAACTCCTTGCAATTGTGCTTTGCAGGGAGAAGCTAGCAGCCCTCCTGCCATGGCTGTAATTGGTGTGATTTCACCCAAACGGGACATTAACTCCATTTTTTGCTCCAACGCTACTGGCAGGTACGGCGGGAACTTCTGAGCAGGTCCCTCTCGGTCCCAGCTTCCCCACTCTGTGACCATCTCGCCGTGGACCCAAGCAGATCTCGCCGATTGTTCTCAGCGCCAAGCCTCTGCTTCCCACCCTGGAGGGCTCCTCAGAGACTCCCCAAGACGGGTGTGAAGAAGGAAACGCCCGGCTCACAGCACTAGCCAGGCAAAGGGCTTGAGTTTCGTCTTTAATTACAGAAGGACATTAACATTCAAATGCCCCTTCGCTTGGGGgtcccctgctgtgccccctccCAGGTGGAGAACagagacaccccacccccaccccttctggctCACCCAAGTTCTCGCTGGACCAGTGCTGGGTGCCCTGGCCAGCGACTGGGGAACTGAGCAGGCTGAGAAGCCCGCTTCCAACCCATCTCCAGCACCGTTTGAGAACACTGTTTATGGCACCATTTGGCTCAGGGGAACGGTATTATCCCCCTTTCTAGTTTAGGAATGATTCACAGATGAGTCCTAACCCCATCTCCTGCCTGGTCAGCTCTCCAGACAGTGTTAAGGGCTTGTCTCGCAGCTGCTGTTTGATGGACAGGCTGAGGGCAGCTGCACCCAGTGGTGTCCCTGCCCATGCCCATAAGGACTGGGCTGTCTGAACCGCACCCTGGGCTCTCATGGCACGTCTGGGTCAGAAGCAGGTCTCGCTGCAGGACACTCAGGCAGATTCTCTCCTGTGGCTTTGTGTGGcttcccagttctctctctcctgtcccgTCCGTACACTGGAGTGCGGGATTGAGGGcgactggcagagctgtgtgggtggGGAGCCCCGAGCGGGCATGGCAGGGCCAGGCTGAAGGGAGGATCTAGAGAAGGACTGCAATGGCTGGCTGTCGGGAATGaagggcaccagcagagctggtgggggagggagccctGTGCTGGattagcagggggctgcaggtcgggtcTGAAGTGCATGAGCAGAACCAGGGTGACCTGGAAGGACTGGAATacggggatggggtgggggcagggaattgCAGAGCAGTGTATgtgggggagcccggggctgggatagcacagcagggaggggggttaCAAGCTGGCACTGAGGGCACAGCATCTGCCCGCACTTTGTCCAGCTCACAGCAGAGCAACTGGTCCCTCGGCGTGGTGAGCCCTGCGAGTCACTAGTCCCCCACAGCTAgaggcaggctgcctgctggctcagggggtcATGCACAGCCCAGGCGCTGCCCCTGTCCCTCTGCAGGGGGGCAGCGTGGGTACGCTCATGCCTCAGGAGATGCGTCTTCCTGCTGAAGCTCTTGCCACACTGGGTGCAGATGTAGGGCCGGTGGCCCGTGTGCACGGCCTGGTGCCGGACCAGGTTGGTCTTGGAGCTGAAGCGCTTGCCACACTGGGTGCAGCCGTGGGGGCGGGTGCCGGTGTGCACAGCCTGGTGTCTCACCAGGTGGGACTTGCGGCTGAAGCCGCGGCCACACTGCTCACAGATGTAGGGCCGCTTGCCGGAGTGGGCCTTGGTGTGGGCGATGAGGTTGGGCCGGGAGCTGAAGCTGCGGTCGCACTCGGGGCAGGCGAAGGGGCGCTCCCCAGTGTGGACGCGGCGGTGCCGCACCAGGTGCTGGTTGTGGGTGAAGCTGCGGCCGCACTCGGGGCAGGCGAAGgggcgctccccggtgtgcgtgcgctggtgcgTGGTCAGGTTGGGCTTGTGGCTGAAGCTCTTCTCGCAGTAGGCGCAGGCGTAGGGCTTGAGGCCCATGTGGCTGCGCAGGTGGGCAGTCAGGTGGCGCTTGTCGCTGAAGCCGCGCCCGCACTCGGCGCAGGAGAAGGGCCGCCCCTCCCGGTGCAGCCGCTGGTGTGACGTCAGGTTCTTCTTCCAGCTGAAGCTTTTGCCGCACTCGGAGCAGGTGAAGGGTTTCTGCTCCGGCGAGGTCCCCGGGGATGGCGTTGCCACCCCTGGCAGCCTGCAGGGGGCACTTGTCTCCAGCTCGGCCAGTTCCCCCGGCACCGGcaccggctccggctccggctccggctccagcTCCGTGTGCACGCGCTGGTGCCGCACCAGATGCTGCTTGTGGGTGAAGCTGCGGGCGCACTGAGCGCACTGGTAGGGGCGCTCCccggtgtggatgcgctggtgccGGATCAGGTGCGTCTTCTTGCGGAAGCTCCGGCCGCACTCGGCACAGGGGAAgggtcgctccccggtgtgcgtctTCTGGTGCGATCCCAGGTGGATCTTCTGGCTGAAGCAGCGGCCGCACTGGGCACACTGGTAGGGACGCTCACccgtgtggatgcgctggtgccGTGTCAGGTGGGCCTTCTTGCTGAAGCCCTTGCCGCACTGGGCGCAGGGGAAGGGCCGCTCCCCTGAGTGGGTGCGCTGGTGGGCCACCAGGTTGGGCTTCTGGCTGAAGCTGCGGCCGCACTCCCCGCAGGCATAGGGGCTCTCCCCAGTGTGCACCCGCTGGTGGAGCCTCAGCGTCAGCTTGTCCTTGAACCGCCGCTCGCACTCGGTGCAGCCGTACGGCTTCtcggtcagcagctgccactgctgcAGGGCCAAGCCCGGGAGGTCGCTGTAGCTGCCGTAGTCCTCCAGGCTCGGCCTCTCCAGCTTGCACGCGCCCAGGTAGCCGTGGCCCCCGTCAGGGTGCAGCAAGCCGCTGCCCTGTAGCTGCCCCGACAGCAGCGCCTCTGCGCTGAGACTCGCGGGCCACTCCTCGTAGTCCTCCTCCACCTTCACTGTCCGGATGAGCCAGTCATCTGcccggggtggaggggagagagagatggggaatcAGACAGCCTGGCACGTCGGGTAACCCACTGAAGCCACAGACccccagccatcggccagccacGTTCCTGGCTTCTTCAGGGACAGAACCACACCCAGCAATTCCAGTAccttcccctgctgagccaccggTGCGGCTCCCGCGGCCCAGCGAGTCCTGGGAACCGGGGCCAGGGATGTGAACGGGGCCCACAACACGCACGCCTGAGTGGTCCCCTCGCTGGCCAAGGGCTGACTGGGCTGGGGAGACTAAGCGCCTctcaccacagggctggggcacattGGCAGCGGATGGTGCCAGGGAGTTTGCTTGGCTGCTCAGGCTGCCCCTGCTTGGCAGATACAGTGGGAgaggggggggtctcacctgagcagctgctcTCAGGGCCTTTTTGTCCTTCCAGACCCCTCTGCTCCCCGCCACCACGCTGCTGCTCTCGCTCACCTTGCGGAACGATCTCGGGCTTGGGAACTATGGATCCTGTccgagggggagagagaatgaagCCCAGATTCCCGCACGCTTCAGGAAGTGTCACAAGCAGCCCAGGAGTGGCTGGCTGCACCTCCCTCCATCTCCTAGGGTTTTATAAAGTCACCCATCACCCGTGGCATCAGGGCACCGGAAGGGCAGCAAATCCTGGCTCTGGCAGACCAAGAGGAGAGGGGAGTTCCACTGCCCCGCCCTGCGAATGCCATCAGAGGCTCCCTCCTGCGTTCAGCACGGGGCTACCAGTCGCTGGCAGCGGCACTCGGAGAGAGGCAGCCCCATAAGCAACCACGACCCGAACCAGGAAGGGTTTTGTTGGGCCACAGCAATTGCTCAAAGGGCCTGCAGCCAGGGACAGGCAGCCAGCACCAGTGCCACGAGCTCACGGCTCTATGCGGGGGCTGCTACAGTCTCCAGCTCAGCCCCCGGGAGACACCTGCCAGGCGCGAGAAGGGCTCCTGCTTCCCACAGGAAGGAACGCAAACCTCGGGCCGAGTACCAGCGATGACAAGTCGTCTTGGCAACAGCTGCGGCTGGGGTTCAGCAGGCCCTCCAGGCTGGCAGAGCAACAACCGTGCCCGGAGCCTCCTGCCGCTGACACGGCACAAGCACTGGTCAGCCCACGTCCTCACTCTGCTTCCAGGACCTGGAGCATCTCGCCTGGGAAAGAGCCCTCCCCTTGCCCCTAACTGACCTGGGCTGGCGCTGCCAGGGgcctccctctcctctgcctccccaggagCCTTGGCACAAGGCTCTTCGGCTTGCTCGATACGTGGGACAATCTCAGGTTTGGCGACGGGGGACCCTGCATGAGACACAACAGAGGCTGCTGGCCACGTGCAGGGCAGGCCTGTCCACCGCTGGCTCTCGGGCACAGCAAACCCAGTCGCCCCAAAGCTGATGGAGGGTATGTTTAGGAGAGGAGTCCGGATAGGGCCGTAGTCCCTGCAGAGACAATACTCCTGCACAGTGCCACTGGACTGGGGTCGCAATGGCTTCTGGAAGCAACAACTCCTGCATGAGCCATGCACCAGAGGGCCTGCCTGTTCGCAGCCAGGAGAGAGCCCCTGACACTGCAGGTGCTCCATTCACCAGCCCCCAGGGAATTTAGGGGGAGGTGCCCCTCGCTGGCTCTTCCCGGAGCACTCCCTGTGCAATGCGGGGCACACCCGGCAGGTGGGGGCTGTTTTTACCCAGAGCAATCATGGCATCATAGTTCTCCCTCATTCTGGTCTTGTGCTGCTCCCCGTGCTGCTCTGCCACTGCTCCAGAAGAGAAGGGAGGTCTGGTCCGCACACCTCGCTGGGACCTGCAACAAGAGATACCTGCCCATCAGAAC
The Natator depressus isolate rNatDep1 chromosome 2, rNatDep2.hap1, whole genome shotgun sequence DNA segment above includes these coding regions:
- the ZNF467 gene encoding zinc finger protein 467 isoform X3, with the protein product MRENYDAMIALGSIVPKPEIVPQGEREQQRGGGEQRGLEGQKGPESSCSDDWLIRTVKVEEDYEEWPASLSAEALLSGQLQGSGLLHPDGGHGYLGACKLERPSLEDYGSYSDLPGLALQQWQLLTEKPYGCTECERRFKDKLTLRLHQRVHTGESPYACGECGRSFSQKPNLVAHQRTHSGERPFPCAQCGKGFSKKAHLTRHQRIHTGERPYQCAQCGRCFSQKIHLGSHQKTHTGERPFPCAECGRSFRKKTHLIRHQRIHTGERPYQCAQCARSFTHKQHLVRHQRVHTELEPEPEPEPVPVPGELAELETSAPCRLPGVATPSPGTSPEQKPFTCSECGKSFSWKKNLTSHQRLHREGRPFSCAECGRGFSDKRHLTAHLRSHMGLKPYACAYCEKSFSHKPNLTTHQRTHTGERPFACPECGRSFTHNQHLVRHRRVHTGERPFACPECDRSFSSRPNLIAHTKAHSGKRPYICEQCGRGFSRKSHLVRHQAVHTGTRPHGCTQCGKRFSSKTNLVRHQAVHTGHRPYICTQCGKSFSRKTHLLRHERTHAAPLQRDRGSAWAVHDPLSQQAACL
- the ZNF467 gene encoding zinc finger protein 467 isoform X1, which translates into the protein MEHLQCQGLSPGCEQAGPLVHGSCRSCCFQKPLRPQSSGTVQEYCLCRDYGPIRTPLLNIPSISFGATGFAVPESQRWTGLPCTWPAASVVSHAGSPVAKPEIVPRIEQAEEPCAKAPGEAEEREAPGSASPGSIVPKPEIVPQGEREQQRGGGEQRGLEGQKGPESSCSDDWLIRTVKVEEDYEEWPASLSAEALLSGQLQGSGLLHPDGGHGYLGACKLERPSLEDYGSYSDLPGLALQQWQLLTEKPYGCTECERRFKDKLTLRLHQRVHTGESPYACGECGRSFSQKPNLVAHQRTHSGERPFPCAQCGKGFSKKAHLTRHQRIHTGERPYQCAQCGRCFSQKIHLGSHQKTHTGERPFPCAECGRSFRKKTHLIRHQRIHTGERPYQCAQCARSFTHKQHLVRHQRVHTELEPEPEPEPVPVPGELAELETSAPCRLPGVATPSPGTSPEQKPFTCSECGKSFSWKKNLTSHQRLHREGRPFSCAECGRGFSDKRHLTAHLRSHMGLKPYACAYCEKSFSHKPNLTTHQRTHTGERPFACPECGRSFTHNQHLVRHRRVHTGERPFACPECDRSFSSRPNLIAHTKAHSGKRPYICEQCGRGFSRKSHLVRHQAVHTGTRPHGCTQCGKRFSSKTNLVRHQAVHTGHRPYICTQCGKSFSRKTHLLRHERTHAAPLQRDRGSAWAVHDPLSQQAACL
- the ZNF467 gene encoding zinc finger protein 467 isoform X2, which translates into the protein MRENYDAMIALGSPVAKPEIVPRIEQAEEPCAKAPGEAEEREAPGSASPGSIVPKPEIVPQGEREQQRGGGEQRGLEGQKGPESSCSDDWLIRTVKVEEDYEEWPASLSAEALLSGQLQGSGLLHPDGGHGYLGACKLERPSLEDYGSYSDLPGLALQQWQLLTEKPYGCTECERRFKDKLTLRLHQRVHTGESPYACGECGRSFSQKPNLVAHQRTHSGERPFPCAQCGKGFSKKAHLTRHQRIHTGERPYQCAQCGRCFSQKIHLGSHQKTHTGERPFPCAECGRSFRKKTHLIRHQRIHTGERPYQCAQCARSFTHKQHLVRHQRVHTELEPEPEPEPVPVPGELAELETSAPCRLPGVATPSPGTSPEQKPFTCSECGKSFSWKKNLTSHQRLHREGRPFSCAECGRGFSDKRHLTAHLRSHMGLKPYACAYCEKSFSHKPNLTTHQRTHTGERPFACPECGRSFTHNQHLVRHRRVHTGERPFACPECDRSFSSRPNLIAHTKAHSGKRPYICEQCGRGFSRKSHLVRHQAVHTGTRPHGCTQCGKRFSSKTNLVRHQAVHTGHRPYICTQCGKSFSRKTHLLRHERTHAAPLQRDRGSAWAVHDPLSQQAACL